DNA sequence from the Leguminivora glycinivorella isolate SPB_JAAS2020 chromosome 13, LegGlyc_1.1, whole genome shotgun sequence genome:
cagattttgtttttaaaggtTGGAGCAAAGTGCAATCTAGCATTTAAATACTGTGCCTGTTGACTCTGTACAACTCTCTCaaatgcatgtttttttttatttactcatCTCATACCGCAGGACGTGAATTCGGTGTTGTATTGTATCTACTCAAgtattaaaactacttattacCTTTCAGCTACGATCACCCGAACATAGTAGAAGGGCAGGGTACTATCGGGCTGGAGATTGTAGAGCAAATTCCTGAGATAGAAGCGATCCTTGTGCCCGTGGGTGGTGGGAGCCTGTGCGCCGGCATCGCCACCGCTGCCAAACACCTTAAACCTGacgtcgaaatatatgtaagTCGACTATAGGAACCATTTTTCAGGCCCATTTTGGGTTTATTTTCCCAGTTGTGGAGGTAATACTCATTAGATTCTGCCAACCCCGTATTATGGCAGTATGTCCGACTCAGCTTGGCTTGCTTCAGCCGCCTACGGACTCGTTAGCTGTGTATATCGATTATCGCGTAGGTATATCCTACGTTTTAGTGACAACATTTGCAAATTTCTTTACAGGGTAATGATTACGCCTCTCTGCATATTGTTTAATAAACCATGATTGTTTGGGCTCAACTATCTGCATATAATAatgattattgtaattttaCAGGGCATTTGCACTGACAAATGTACCACAATGGTAGAATCTCTGAAAAATAACGAAAGAACTACCGTGCCCATAGATTCAACTATCGCCGACGGTCTGGGTGTACCTCTCATCGGAGTCAATACATTCCACAGTTTGAAGGGTCTACTCGATaaaatggtaataattttacacATTTCACAATATAAGGTAATAAAATGAACACTTGGCCCTTGCTAATCACAAGCAGAGATACTATTTATTCTATTTAAATGCCTTGCATACATGTGCATAATATTCAGTCAAACAAATTATGTGATGTGTCTGTAGAAATGTAGAAAACGACATCGAAttctaaaattatgattttttttaaatatataaaggTCGTAGTAAAAGAGGATTGGGTAGCTCGAGCCATCATGCACATCGTAGAAGAAGAGAGGTAAGTACCTTACTTAACTACGAGTAGTTAACACCCGTGGAAAGTACGGatatacagcctggcaaaaaaagtagaaattaaaaagtggcattCCATTTAGCAGTTGGCTAGAaccaaatataaattaaattttcaccacaccactagttgataaaggctctctttgctattctaaaacggatagcaaaattgcattttatccacaagagtgcaaagaaattcatacaaattttaacttgatgtccaaACCTGGGTGTTGgattcacgtataaatgatgattttgaatcataaatgttaaataaattgaggttctttttcatgttttactgttaataatttcatagtgttggtgtggtgaaaaattttgtgtttgccttgaaactctcgcaacgctcaagattccacattctgaaccactctttcgcttgctcgggtatcgaTATTGgcacaacaactttgccctctaaaacaaataactatttgccttgtaaaacaaataactattgtatgtacgaaaatttatttttagtatatGTTGGCCAAATGTTGGCCAATCATTGGACGCTGACCACTTGACCAGGTACTAGCAATTCACCCCTGGTTTTTCACAAAGAGTACTTTAAGCATGAGTACTTAACCCTTAAACCATTTCAACTGTAATTCTTATTGTAGAGATGCGTTTTAACGCGTAACATTATCCAATTATCAACGGTATCAAATAGTTCTATCTCAATATACCTACATTTCCCCGCGCACGTTTCTTTACCTGTAGAGCTGTTCAAGGCTGGCGTCCTCTTGGCGAAAACGAATcaagccgcgtcgaatcgagtccTCCACACATTTACTATGAACCACGAACGGAgaattcgacgcgtcgccagtGGACCCAGTTTCTTAgtaaatgcagaaggcgaattatttaaattttattgggCGAGCCTAGGGCCTATTGGACACCAGCCTTTAGGGATTATTCGGCCCATTCACACGACAcccatatcttatcttataacaCCAGGTACGTAGTGGAAGGAGCTGGTGCCGTGGCTGTTGCATCTGTCATGGCGGGCCTctttccaaatctcaagggaaaaAAGTTAGTGTTAACCTTTTCCTGATAATGGTAACAATGGAAAATTTAACAAGTATGACATTTAGATTTTTAAGGACCTTTCGAACCTTTCGGAAATTATGTAAAAACGAGGTCGATTCTTATGTAACGATTTGTTTTGGTTTTTAACTGGTTTTGATACGATTAAGAATTATTTCACCTCATTTTGTATGTGTACGAACCAGCGTGAACAAAGTATAGGGTCGTATCAAAACATGGCTAAATCCGCAGCAAATTATAATATCTGAATCGTATTCCATGTTTAGAATTGATTTGTACCCCAGCCAGGGTGACGTTCGCTTCCATTTCCATACGATATTAAAACTTTAATGTCTCTCTAACTAGGTAGGTATTTCACTTAATTTTAGTGCGAATATGACAGTTGCGTTTTATTTGCTAGGGAGCATAATTGACTGACATTTGTGCTATTCTCATTATAAGAAGGTACCCCATTATCGCATTGCATTTTACGTTCTACGGTACAGACCCGTAAGTAATGAAAATTGCAAATAGCCCGTTCCACACAGAGCGAGACACGccgcgaggcaatgtgctcacgCGACAATCGTGCTATTtagacgtgcctcggccgaggcagtgCCCGAGTTTACTCGGCCTAGCAacctgcctcggccgaggcacatTTACATTGGGCGTTTGCCGCGTGAGCGCATTGCCTCGCGGCGTGCCTTGCTTTATGTGGACCCAgctataggctagtttcctgtacttaaaataaaatattttatgcagtgtacgaaataaagcaccacataattagaagaagaaTATAGAcagtacttatttttaaacataatttatatttaataagtcaaagagaaagatataaagtaaatgaattgaccgtgacgtcactcctcagtattccatagtaattccatattagcaaatcgttttgacagttcttaaaaagaagctgatttgactagtaggaaactagcctattgaccgATACAATAATGTTGACAGGGTATGCTGCATCTTATCGGGAGGCAACATTGACACGTCGATCCTTGCTCGCGCGCTGGAGCGCGGCATGGCTGCCGAAGGTCGTCTGGTCAAAATGAAGGTTATAAACAAATGTTTTAAATGCTGGGTCCTCTTAATCGCCGTAGTGTGATATCCGAATGTGACAACACAAATCTTCATATACCTAGGTACTTTGATATTTGACTTCGTACTACCGGTGGCACGCTCGCGAGGAAAAAGGATTAATTTGTAACACAACAGTGTttgaagcgcctggcatccgttggctcgttgtgTGCACGACATTcaaaaaactgcggggcacctcTGGTCTGGACTGAAACTAGCCTAGGATCGGGTTAAGTGGCGTATACCTTCGTGTACCGTACACGATAAGTGGcgtgctcagcagtgggcgattaacagctgaaatgatgatgatgttgctGTTTTCATAGTCAGTAGCATTAGAAATAGCAAGCGCACGAGCAGTTTTAATCGACAGTCTCGTTGCCCCCAGGTGACCGTGAGCGACCGACCGGGCGGCTTGGCGGAACTCACACAGATGCTGATGACGCTAGGAGTCACCGTGCGAGACTGCGTCCCTGAGCGCGCTTGGGTCAAGGGAGATGTGTTCAGCGTTGCGGTATACTTTGTTTTACCACTATATTTATTCCCCAAAGGTTTCAAACTAGACTAAGGCACCACCAAGAGGATTTGCATATTCCGACgggtttttaatattcgaataattcggataatacaaatTATTCGAATAGTCGGATAATTtataaatggaacaaaattaatgttccaAGAAACATAATTTGTAAAACTAGCACAAAAATAATCGTGGAATTGGTAACGGCTGTGAATTGTGATACATGAGTGCCATTAATGTGAAGTTttcctattttaattttattgttttttgcaTAAATCAGCAAACTATAGAAAACATACCTAGGACTCCTTGATCTTTAGTTTTATAACTAGAATATGCTACTAAGATCTCTTGTAATAAGTTGGTGCGACAGAGGCCACAGAGCTAATTGCGTATCGTTCACCACGGAGCGGCAACGATTGTATTCTTGGCTAACGGCCTAGAGCGCAACCAAAGAGATCGTGACCGAACCTTTAAGTAGTTTTTAAACCCTTTCTAAACTTGTTTCAGATGAAACTTATAGTAGAAACAAGAGGGTGGGACCACACGAAAGAGCTGGTAGAAGCTACCAAAAAGAACTACAAGGAATACTATTTCCATGAAATGAATGAGGGTGACAAGCCAGCCGGTTCCCGTCGCGGGCCCTGCCTCGCACCACATCCCGTTTGTATGCAGAAGTAACCCGATGGAAAAAACTCAATCTAAAGCGCTGAATTTATACGTCCGGCTCAAAGAGTTCAAAGACACAATATTGGGCACTGGCCTTTCTATTACCGATCTACGACTACATATAGTATTTGTTCTTAGATAGAAACTTCTACATTGAGTCCGTCTTTATCCTTATTCTGCCATACCATAATACCTGCATATTCCCTAACGCAAAAACACTTGATTAATTGCAGTGCTGATGTTAGCTTAAGAAGCAAAGGTaataagttatttgttttacaagggggcaaagttgttgtttaactgcacgtgccaatattgatacccgagcaagcgaaagattccaatattgaaccgcgagcgtagcgagtggttcaaaaagtggaatcttgagggTGTCAAGGcagcacgaaggttaaacaaactttgccaccgagtgaaacacaatttttttcaccacaccgacaCGAACAAaattactgactataaaacatcaaactaaatccaatccattaatttatccaatatttatgaattcatttataggtaaattctaccagtcagcttaagacatcaaattaaaatttgtatgaaattactttgcacccttgtggataaaatgcaattttgctatctattttcgaatagcaaagtaagcctttaacagttggtgtggtgaaaaaatatttcgttaaattaagtaaatcaACATTTTTGTATGTCCTCTTACATAATAATGTctttatttaaaaacagactccatattgacgtgtaaataagctgatttcaataaataagtttatttataccaaattgtattttattttttatacttgaTAGGATATGATCCTAATTAGGTaggtaaggcccacttgcaccaaccacttaactcagggttagtgggctgtcaactgtcaaattccatataaattggtgggttaaccctccattttcgttggtgcaagtggccctaagaaatGTATTAGGAATCAAACAATTAAGTACTCGTATATCCTAAACACCATATTTATCATTtcttgaaaacatattttttgaaaTTATGAATTAGGTTCTGAAGCACTGTAGCCTAGCGGTAACTATTACGTGCGACTTtagttccggaggtcgcgggttcgaacccccgctcgcaccaatgagttttttggaatttatgtgcgaaatgtaatttgatatttgccagtcgcttttcggtaaaggaaaacatcgtgaggaaaccggactaattccaataaggtctagtttacccttcgggttggaaggtcagatggcagtcgttttagtaaaaactagtgcctacgccgtACGCCCGCCGCCACTACgccgtaggcactagtttttactaaaacgactgccatctgaccttccaacccgaagggtaaactagaccttccaggtcagctttgacaactaatcccaagattaggCGTAGGCCCTACGcctaatcttgggattagttgtcaaagctgacctcaggctcccatgagccgtggaaaatgccgggataacgcaaggaggatgaatgAATTAGGTTCTGTCGGATCAGCACGGATAGTATGgtcgcgataaacgataaaacggataaaacgtcaggccttccttttcgcacttacaaatattgCGAAAAAGACGGCCTggcgttttatcgtttatcgactttatcgcgcgaccatgcttgcttgGCAGGAGGATAGAGGTCTTCGTAGAGCATAATTTACAGTCAAGTGAAtgctaataattattttatttaaattatttacaatttGGAATTGAATTCACATCAAATCACAAATCATCTTCGTACTAACTTAGGTAACCTAGAGTTCTAACGAAACGCGGTACAAATTCCTAAAAAACTAGTGCACTAGAATGACCTCTCGTTCTGGTCTCGTGCCAGTTTTCCTAGACTCATCCGCACCGCATCACAGGTGGCGCTTGCGTTGCCCCAGCAATGTCCAACGAGTCGTAATTATGTATTACCAGCAGCCTTAGgagcaaaatattataaatattcctAGCAAGGACGATTCTTGAttcctagtgagtattatattctttgcttAGCAgtgttagcacatgattgccgcgagatacgAGGTCCAGTCCAAAAGTCTCCGAGAGTCTCTCTATATACTAATAATACTCTTTGGTCTCCGACCCGACAAATATGCCCGATAAAAAAGCTAAGGCAGTAGGCACTCTTTGCCTCGACCGTTTTAAGTACTGGTAGGTTAACCTACCAATCCCGTACATTCTTGCAAGCCATAAAACCGTGGACGTTATTCTGACATCTGACACAAATAGCCAACAAACAAAACCGTAAACACAAATTATAGACTCCGCTCCGATACAAACATttcgaaaacaataaaaattctAGTGTTTTTATTACCTTACCCTCGACACTTTTACACAAAGAATAAATATGTCCAAAAGAATTGTAAGTATTGTATTCGTTTTTTTATACATGTTAACCTACCTACAGATTTTGTACATAAATGAGCATAGCAACATTTCCTATTTGTTTCTGCTGatactataataattataaacaaattggttttcattttaggataattatgaTGAATTGAGTGACCCTGACAACCCACAAACGATAAAATTTGAAGATATCCAAGCCGCTCTAGGACGAATCCGACCTTACGTGCCTGTCACACCCATTATAGTAAGGAAGGACAAACATAATAtgcatatttgtttttatttatcgctTAAATTATACTAAACTTTTGTAAACCTTTTTAGCCATCACATCAGAGCAAGGCGTTTACAATGAATATTATTTACAAGATGGAAAGTGTCCTCCCATCCGGAAGGTAACGATTGTTACGAGACTATCTAAactaaggctggttttagtgtcactgGACTAATATGTGTTAACTTTAGGGAGCGTTTTAAAGAGGCGCGGATGGGTCCGCGCGggcgacaacatcaacttcatacaaattggtcgcgcggatcgctcggcgcggacggtccgcgtgatactaaaaccagcctaagttacaaatgtagtgcgaaatgtttttccttcgtattttcgcGGAAACTCATCAACGgatcaaaatttgtttaactttcgtgCCTTGAGACTCTCCCAAAGTTTCCATTTTCCGGACATTTTGAACATTATAGAATCTTTCggttgctcgggtatcaatattgtgaCGTGCGgtcaaacaaataactattctgttTACAGCCACAAAGAGCGCGGGGCCGTAAATGCTCTTCTAAAAATACCGAGGGACAAAAGGAAGGGTGGCTTAGTGATTGCGTCTCTAGGGAACCATGCATACTCGATGTCGTATCACGCCGCGCGCCTGAATATTCCAGTCACGGCGCTCTTTCCCGACTCCGTTCCCATTCAGAAGCTGCAGAAGATCCACACGCTTGGCACTAAGGTATTTCTTGAAATTTATATTGAAGTCGACGTTATTTGTTCAGACAGTGGCGGATTAATCACAGAACAAAGTAACAAAATGCCAGAACTGCCAGCCCCGCGCATTTCGGGGCCCCGCGGACCAGCTCATTGTGGTCGTATACAAAtacatcaatatttattttcttcggTAACTTATGCCAGAAAAAGCTCGTTTTACTGTAAACAATATATTCTAAATCTATTGACCCAGGAGTCTCAGGTCTTTGTCACTTATTAACAGTTTTCAATGTTTCTCCAAGGTGTTGGTGCGAGGGAGCCAAATCGTAGATACACACAAATGTGCCCGAGCCATGGCGAAGGAAAAGGGACTCCTCTTTATGAACGGGTTAGATTATTTGGAGCCGAGTTTTCTTAATTCTCTCACAGACTTGTTTAATTCTACATTATCATTAGGTATAGCCGGTCACATAGGTCCATCACTAGAATGatgtgcaaatcgtgttagtttaaatcaatatatacctagaattataattttcatattttcgcaGGCATTCCAAActataactttaatattttattagacACTAGGTACTACGCTATTTGTACGGAGACTAAAAGTTTATAAACCAATAGTAACTCCAGAGTACCTAATATTGCAGTCGTGACCACCCGGACATCCTAGCCGGGCTCGGGACTGTCGGGCTGGAGATCCTGGAGCAGGTACCCAACGCGGACGCGGTGCTGGTGCCCGTCGGCACCGGCGGGCTCATCGGCGGCATCGGCACCGTCATCAAGAGGCTCAAGCCCAACTGCCTTGTTTATGTAAATCACATTTACTATTTATTGCCGTAAGAACAATTACAGTAACCACCTTCGCTTCCCCTTTAAAATCAATTTGTCGTTAGCAGACCGTAAAATCCGGAAGACACTCCGCACATGCCTCATCTTATAGTTAAGGGGGCGATAGTCCACCTTCCACGCTACCTCCTTGCGTGAACCACATGCTTCCGGGCCTTTTGATCCCTTATAGACTTCCAAGGCATCACGAATATTGACGGAAAGTAATTCGCTAACCTAAACGGACCAACGCGTCATTTATCGACCAGCTCTCATTTCTTGAATTGATACAAAAATCTCTTAGTAAAAGAGGTCGATTCTCGTACAATAATTTGTTCAGTCTTTAGTTTTGTTTTGATGCGACCTTGTCGCATCGCTCAATCATGTGTGCGAATTGCAATAACAGACATCATTACTTACTATTATATACTCAATTCGAGGCACTTTTTATTCCAATTGACTCAAAACTGAGTTTTTCCAGGGTATACAGTCTGAAGTAATGCCCGTGTTCGCCAAAGCCCTGGAAGCAGGAGAGCCGGTGACTGTTCCAGAAGTGAACACTATTGCTGACTGTCTGCAAGTCACCAGAGCTGGTGTCAACGCCTTTCATAACGCCAAGTCTGTCATTGACAAAATGGTGAGTATAGATAGCAGGTATGACTTTACAATTAGCAGGAAAAAGATTAATGAATTCAAGGCCCAGTTCATAAACATCAGCCCTCATTAGTCATCAGCAGCATTGCCCGTGAGTTCATTAACACAATCATGATACTCTTAATTTATTCTCAGTTGCTTGTAAAGGAAGACTGGATAGCACGTGCCATACTAGCGCTTATAGAGCAGGAACGCTTCGTTGTGGAGGGCGCCGGTGCCTGTCCACTCGCTGCAATTATTGGACACATGGTTCCTGAGCTCAAGACGAAGACGTAAGTCATCTTTGAAATTTATCGACAATTACGGCATCCTACTTACATAGTATGTGCCTACTTCAAACCTCTAAATACTACAGACTTCGTGGTGAAGAGTGCTTTTTTCTCGCTCAGTGCTGTCATTGGAAACAAATTGGATTGATATTTTCTCATGAAAGACAGTCTGTCTGATTAGTAAATACGAGTATCTGGTTAAGACTTAAGAATTACTTTGTGCTCATTAGGTACTAGGACCAAAGTAAGCTGGTTAACTCATTGATAAACACGCAATATGCCACAATTAGCCAACAGTAATTCGTCTTAATCTCTGTAAagtgtacttatacttatgaATATGAGAACCGTGCGAAGTCTACGGCACGTTTAATGTAATTCAAGACCGAGGGCCGCCAATTTTCCCACGTTTATTTTTCAGTGTCGTATGCCTTGTTACCGGCGGAAACATAGACACCAGATTCCTAGCCCGATGCATAGATAGAGGTCTAGCGGCAGAAGGCCGACTCATCAAATTCAGAGTACGTAAAATAGCATTTTACTTTCtactacatacataaatattatgaaCTGGAACTTTCCGCGGCCACATCCTACAACATGATTCTTACCATAAAGCGAAACTAACGAGTGACGAAAAATAAATAGAGCTTCgagcgtatttttttttaaatgacaacAGCAAAATATCGACGTCTCACTGTAGCGATCTGCTTGCTTTTTCTTATGGTTGGTCGGGAATAGAGAAAACACTCCCAGCACTACTGAAATAGTATGACAAAATATGAATTTTGAGAAAAAAGGAAGGAAAACTATTATACACTACATCTGTCATCAGGGGGCCGCCCTGGAGCCGTGGTTGGCCATACAAaaagaccacgtgaccccccccccctgggcactaAGGTGGCTCCGCCCTTCACGCCCTTGCACTGTACGTAACGTCAACTATAACTGAATATTTTTGTGTAATGACAGGTGATGATTAGAGACAGTTCGGCTGAACTACACAAACTAGTGAGGATGATTTTCGATATGGGATTTACTCTCCAACGCCATTACCGCGACGCTGTGTGGGTCGAGGGTGACGTGTATCACGCAGAGGTTTGCTCTTTTAAAGTTTCTATGATAAGGCCATTGTTGATAAGCATAGACGTCTGAATAGGCACAGGTCGCGGCACGTAACTTTAGCGCTGACCGCATTTCTTAAGCGTCGATTACTTacagtgcgatagggacggcctgatgttttatcatttatcgcacgaccatgcttaTACGCCGATCTCTCAGGGGATTACAGGGGGCGAagcgaatggcatttctgcggcgtttcgcgtcgcctATAAATATAgcctggctctatcgcgccaataggcaagagcgttaagagatagatagctacaaaagagatattaggatcgtgagcgtttgtgtattcggctacgcacacagaccCTTTATAGTATGTTTCATATGACTGTTTTCTATGTCGGTATAAAGGATTTATTTTACCTGCACAGATGCGAATTGTTGTTGAGGGAAGGAATATGGAGCACTCCCTGGAGCTGAAGCGAACGTTGGACAGAGCATATCCCGGACTAACAACGTTCGACACAGAACCGTTTAACGATAAAAGTATGTGCCCGTGTTACGTTGCCAAGATGTGATCAAGGTAAGCAAACTCATAAGATACCTACCTATTTGAAATAAGGCCGTGGACTGGACGCAAGCCGTGCAGCGAGAAGCATAACAAGCCCGTTCATACATTTGCTTGGTTTGAATTACTGCAAAACGCGGTAGTAAAAGATTTAACAAATTGAACAATAGATTACCAACAGGTCTTTGAAAAATATGTTACAAGGTCGATAAAATAGTTATAGCGCCCTGACTTTGCCCCAtacgaaaaaaccggccaagtgcgagttgtactcgcgttgcaagggttccgtacactacaagaagggcttaagcgcctccttttttagaagaaacttaagtcatttttgcgaataatcgatattttgaacaaaacgattaacgacgaaacaaaaatgagtctatatgtaatattcaaacgcgctcacacaatttcaagagatttggtaactccttgcagcggcagtgagtgaaattcgtaatttgagtttttttcttttaagtatgacttacgctttactgtagatttctaataggttttcctttttgaggtacggaaccctaaaaacgaatagAGTTTAAACATGTGACCTCCATCTAACTAGATCCCGTAACTGGAttgcattatgtatgtacagatgtag
Encoded proteins:
- the LOC125232806 gene encoding L-threonine ammonia-lyase-like isoform X2, which translates into the protein MSKRIDNYDELSDPDNPQTIKFEDIQAALGRIRPYVPVTPIIPSHQSKAFTMNIIYKMESVLPSGSHKERGAVNALLKIPRDKRKGGLVIASLGNHAYSMSYHAARLNIPVTALFPDSVPIQKLQKIHTLGTKVLVRGSQIVDTHKCARAMAKEKGLLFMNGRDHPDILAGLGTVGLEILEQVPNADAVLVPVGTGGLIGGIGTVIKRLKPNCLVYGIQSEVMPVFAKALEAGEPVTVPEVNTIADCLQVTRAGVNAFHNAKSVIDKMLLVKEDWIARAILALIEQERFVVEGAGACPLAAIIGHMVPELKTKTVVCLVTGGNIDTRFLARCIDRGLAAEGRLIKFRMRIVVEGRNMEHSLELKRTLDRAYPGLTTFDTEPFNDKSMCPCYVAKM
- the LOC125232806 gene encoding L-threonine ammonia-lyase-like isoform X1, yielding MSKRIDNYDELSDPDNPQTIKFEDIQAALGRIRPYVPVTPIIPSHQSKAFTMNIIYKMESVLPSGSHKERGAVNALLKIPRDKRKGGLVIASLGNHAYSMSYHAARLNIPVTALFPDSVPIQKLQKIHTLGTKVLVRGSQIVDTHKCARAMAKEKGLLFMNGRDHPDILAGLGTVGLEILEQVPNADAVLVPVGTGGLIGGIGTVIKRLKPNCLVYGIQSEVMPVFAKALEAGEPVTVPEVNTIADCLQVTRAGVNAFHNAKSVIDKMLLVKEDWIARAILALIEQERFVVEGAGACPLAAIIGHMVPELKTKTVVCLVTGGNIDTRFLARCIDRGLAAEGRLIKFRVMIRDSSAELHKLVRMIFDMGFTLQRHYRDAVWVEGDVYHAEMRIVVEGRNMEHSLELKRTLDRAYPGLTTFDTEPFNDKSMCPCYVAKM
- the LOC125232843 gene encoding L-threonine ammonia-lyase-like; this encodes MADNVEFDEWCDPTNPRKIKVEDIIAAQKRIVGAVVKTPCTKAHMGERLGIEMYLKLEFLQYTGSFKERGARNSLMNLTDEQKKNGVIAASTGNHGLAMSWHSTNLGIPCIIVMPKNAAIVKRAKCEVYGAKVLLHGVNIGEAKRFAMGMSKEKHMMYINGYDHPNIVEGQGTIGLEIVEQIPEIEAILVPVGGGSLCAGIATAAKHLKPDVEIYGICTDKCTTMVESLKNNERTTVPIDSTIADGLGVPLIGVNTFHSLKGLLDKMVVVKEDWVARAIMHIVEEERYVVEGAGAVAVASVMAGLFPNLKGKKVCCILSGGNIDTSILARALERGMAAEGRLVKMKVTVSDRPGGLAELTQMLMTLGVTVRDCVPERAWVKGDVFSVAMKLIVETRGWDHTKELVEATKKNYKEYYFHEMNEGDKPAGSRRGPCLAPHPVCMQK